TCGAGCTTGCCACAGGCTGCGCCCCCCAGTTTCTTCCAGGCGGTCCGCCGAGCACACTAGCACAGACTCTCAGCACGCGTGTCTACTCCCTCCTTCACAGCTCCAAAGTCATCAAGCCTGAAGACCTGCGGATATGGCACACCCTGCCAGCCGAAAACCTCGAagcagacgacgaggatcgCATGGAAGAAGACGAACCGGAAACGAAAGATGGGGAGAAGGTTGTTGTGGCATACTGGGTACTCTACATCGATATTTTCTTCATCTCGTTTGATGGGAACCCATTCGACGCTGCCTGGGCGGGTACGCTGGCTGCGCTACGAGACACAAAGCTCCCGAGAGCACGATACGATGCGGACCGAGAAATGATTGTCTGCACTCGAAAAGACCCGATTCccctcaccatcaccagtaTCCCAGTTGCTTGCACCGCAGCTGTTTTCACTGGCAAGGAGACGGACCGACCCACCGACGGCAAATTCTGGATGCTCGCCGACCCTGACAGGCTGGAAGAGTCGCTCTGCGACGAGAGCGTGACTATTGTGGTGGACTGCAAGGATGGGGATATGAGGATCTTGTCCATCTCGAAGCATGGAGGCACAGCCTTGACTCCCC
The window above is part of the Fusarium falciforme chromosome 3, complete sequence genome. Proteins encoded here:
- a CDS encoding Ribosomal RNA-processing protein 43, which encodes MSHTSGLSRATFAKLSPHPYLLANLDPSDDAAPARSNRRAPTDVRIPSVNASSLSHAHGSSLVRMGDTTVICGVRGETILTSNIPSYRASNTETELKEYDLLVPNIELATGCAPQFLPGGPPSTLAQTLSTRVYSLLHSSKVIKPEDLRIWHTLPAENLEADDEDRMEEDEPETKDGEKVVVAYWVLYIDIFFISFDGNPFDAAWAGTLAALRDTKLPRARYDADREMIVCTRKDPIPLTITSIPVACTAAVFTGKETDRPTDGKFWMLADPDRLEESLCDESVTIVVDCKDGDMRILSISKHGGTALTPQLLTSKQFLSWATKRWEGVNAAITQP